The following are from one region of the Coffea eugenioides isolate CCC68of chromosome 2, Ceug_1.0, whole genome shotgun sequence genome:
- the LOC113760382 gene encoding agamous-like MADS-box protein AGL80, with the protein MTRKKVKLAFITNDSARKATFKKRKKGLMKKVGELSTLCGIDACAIIYSPYESQPEVWPNTMGVQRVISQFKRMPEMEQSKKMVNQESFIRQRIAKANEQLKKQHKDNREKEMTEVMYQCLTGKGMQNMSMPDLNDLGWLIDQNLKEIYKRIDSHKKMAPHHQQISQPQAATAPPPPAHPPVTLAANDMLAGGVQVQEQKPSVDLTMDAAVHRPQWFTDWMNNPAGENMGFGHGDEMMMQFHDNHNPMWSSAFFP; encoded by the coding sequence ATGACTAGGAAGAAGGTAAAACTGGCTTTCATCACTAATGATTCGGCAAGAAAAGCAACattcaagaaaaggaagaagggtCTGATGAAGAAGGTGGGTGAACTCAGCACCCTTTGTGGTATTGATGCCTGTGCTATTATATATAGTCCATACGAATCTCAGCCTGAGGTTTGGCCAAATACCATGGGAGTTCAACGTGTAATTTCCCAGTTCAAGAGAATGCCTGAAATGGAGCAAAGCAAGAAGATGGTGAATCAAGAGAGCTTCATCAGGCAAAGGATAGCCAAGGCAAACGAACAACTCAAGAAACAGCACAAGGATAATCGAGAGAAGGAGATGACTGAGGTGATGTACCAGTGCTTGACTGGAAAAGGGATGCAGAACATGTCCATGCCAGATTTGAATGATCTGGGGTGGCTGATTGATCAGAATCTGAAGGAGATTTACAAAAGAATTGATTCCCACAAGAAAATGGCTCCTCATCATCAGCAAATTTCACAGCCTCAGGCAGCAACAGCGCCACCGCCGCCAGCACATCCACCTGTGACTCTGGCTGCTAATGACATGCTAGCTGGAGGAGTACAAGTACAGGAGCAGAAGCCATCGGTGGATCTGACCATGGATGCAGCAGTTCACAGGCCTCAATGGTTCACGGATTGGATGAATAATCCTGCAGGTGAAAACATGGGTTTTGGTCATGGGGATGAGATGATGATGCAATTTCATGACAATCATAATCCCATGTGGTCCAGTGCCTTCTTTCCCTGA